The proteins below are encoded in one region of bacterium:
- a CDS encoding alpha/beta hydrolase, with translation MLRLGRSFPLRRERIETPDGDFLDLDFTPAPREGAPRVLLLHGLEGSARRGYALITYAELAAAGLQGVGLNFRSCSGEPNRLPRLYHSGETGDLRFVLDHLAERFPDVRRGAIGFSLGGNVLLKLLGEEGEGARRWLETAVAISVPYDLAAGADHLERSAMGRFYRRRFVRSLQRKLEAKRALVADEVDLHRALRARTFREFDDAATAPLHGFADAAEYYRLSSSARYLEAIRIPTLLLHAEDDPFLPPHALPREAIARNPYLVPVITSRGGHVGFIGGPPWAPRFWAESEAVRFLAARLSNGA, from the coding sequence ATGCTTCGCCTCGGGCGCTCGTTCCCGCTGCGCCGCGAGCGGATCGAGACGCCGGACGGCGACTTCCTCGACCTCGACTTCACCCCCGCGCCGCGGGAGGGCGCCCCTCGGGTGCTCCTGCTGCACGGCCTCGAAGGTTCGGCCCGCCGCGGCTACGCGCTGATCACGTACGCGGAGCTCGCCGCCGCGGGTCTCCAGGGCGTGGGGCTCAACTTCCGCTCGTGCAGCGGCGAGCCCAACCGCCTCCCGCGCCTCTACCACTCGGGCGAGACCGGCGACCTCCGCTTCGTGCTCGACCACCTCGCCGAGCGCTTCCCCGACGTGCGCCGCGGCGCCATCGGCTTCTCGCTCGGCGGCAACGTGCTGCTCAAGCTGTTGGGGGAGGAGGGCGAGGGGGCGCGACGGTGGCTCGAGACCGCGGTGGCCATCTCCGTCCCGTACGACCTCGCCGCCGGCGCGGACCACCTGGAGCGCAGCGCCATGGGCCGCTTCTACCGACGGAGGTTCGTCCGCAGTCTCCAGCGCAAGCTCGAAGCGAAGCGGGCGCTGGTGGCCGACGAGGTGGACCTCCACCGCGCCCTGCGCGCACGCACGTTCCGCGAGTTCGACGACGCCGCGACCGCGCCGCTGCACGGCTTCGCGGATGCGGCTGAGTACTACCGCCTCTCCAGCTCGGCGAGGTACCTCGAGGCGATCCGCATCCCCACGCTTCTGCTGCACGCGGAGGACGACCCGTTCCTGCCCCCGCACGCGCTGCCGCGTGAGGCTATTGCGCGCAACCCGTACCTCGTCCCGGTGATCACGTCTCGCGGCGGGCACGTGGGCTTCATCGGCGGGCCTCCCTGGGCGCCGCGGTTCTGGGCGGAGTCGGAGGCGGTGCGGTTCCTGGCGGCGCGGCTGTCGAACGGCGCGTGA